A genome region from Cucumis sativus cultivar 9930 chromosome 4, Cucumber_9930_V3, whole genome shotgun sequence includes the following:
- the LOC101217124 gene encoding uncharacterized protein LOC101217124, with protein MRMHCTCSLNRFQFKPSVLFRCTNIHPKPSSIRSSILATMSTVSTESAVASDQNGSTNDAQKPLQVSNRLEKFKTTIFTRMSNLAIQYGGINLGQGFPNFDGPEFVKEAAIQAIKDGKNQYARGYGVPDLNLAISERFKKDTGLVVDPEKEITVTSGCTEAIAATMLGLINPGDEVILFAPFYDSYEATLSMAGAKIKCITLRPPDFSLPINEFRSAISKDTRAVLINTPHNPTGKMFTRDELNEIASLCIENDVLVFADEVYDKLSFEMDHISIASLPGMFERTVTMNSLGKTFSLTGWKIGWAIAPPHLTWGVRQAHAFLTFATSTPMQSAAATALRAPESYYEELKKDYLSKKAILEEGLKAVGFKVFPSSGTYFIIVDHTPFGLKNDVDFCEYLIKEVGVVAIPTSVFYLNPEDGKDLVRFTFCKDENTLRAAVERMKEKLTRKS; from the exons ATGCGGATGCATTGCACCTGTTCCCTCAACCGCTTTCAATTCAAACCTTCCGTTTTGTTTAGATGTACTAATATTCACCCAAAACCAAGCTCTATTCGCTCATCTATTCTGGCCACCATGTCCACTGTTTCCACTGAAAGCGCCGTCGCTTCCGACCAGAATGGATCGACCAACGACGCTCAGAAGCCATTGCAG GTTTCAAACCGGCTggaaaagttcaaaacaaccATTTTCACTAGAATGAGTAACTTGGCAATTCAATATGGGGGAATAAACCTTGGCCAAGGCTTCCCAAACTTCGACGGTCCTGAATTTGTAAAGGAAGCAGCAATTCAAGCCATCAAAGATGGTAAAAATCAATATGCTCGTGGATATGGAGTGCCAGATTTGAACTTGGCCATTTCTGAGAGATTCAAGAAAGATACTGGACTTGTTGTCGACCCTGAGAAGGAAATTACAGTTACCTCTGGGTGCACCGAAGCAATTGCCGCAACTATGCTTGGCTTAATAAATCCTGGCGACGAGGTGATCCTTTTTGCTCCTTTTTATGATTCTTATGAAGCCACTCTATCAATGGCTGGTGCAAAAATCAAGTGCATCACACTACGCCCACCAGATTTTTCTCTCCCTATAAATGAGTTCAGGTCAGCAATCTCAAAGGATACTCGTGCTGTTCTTATTAACACACCACATAACCCAACCGGAAAAATGTTCACAAGGGATGAACTTAATGAGATTGCCTCTCTCTGCATTGAGAACGATGTGCTCGTTTTTGCTGATGAAGTTTATGACAAGTTATCTTTTGAAATGGACCATATTTCCATTGCTTCTCTTCCAGGAATGTTTGAGCGCACCGTCACCATGAATTCATTAGGAAAAACATTCTCCCTCACTGGTTGGAAGATAGGCTGGGCAATCGCCCCGCCTCATTTGACGTGGGGGGTGCGACAAGCACACGCTTTCCTTACATTTGCTACTTCCACACCAATGCAGTCAGCTGCTGCGACAGCTCTCCGAGCACCCGAATCTTACTATGAGGAGCTGAAGAAAGATTACCTATCAAAGAAAGCCATTTTGGAAGAGGGTCTGAAGGCAGTTGGTTTCAAGGTCTTTCCATCAAGCGGAACCTACTTTATTATTGTCGATCACACCCCTTTTGGGTTGAAGAATGACGTCGACTTTTGCGAGTATCTGATCAAAGAAGTTGGGGTGGTTGCTATTCCAACCAGTGTATTCTACCTTAACCCAGAAGATGGGAAAGATCTTGTTAGATTTACATTCTGCAAAGATGAGAACACTCTAAGGGCCGCTGTGGAGAGGATGAAGGAGAAGCTAACAAGGAAGTCATGA